Proteins co-encoded in one Candidatus Korarchaeota archaeon NZ13-K genomic window:
- a CDS encoding branched-chain amino acid ABC transporter permease, which translates to MLGITKDVALRVARYYALAFILLSPLPLAGDYITHLAIMIMLYSITAASLDILVGYTGRLSLGHAAFYAVGAYTSTLLSMNAGVNPWIGILVGGILASLFGLVLGIPSLKLRGPYLAISTLGFGVIVQLMLINLDWLTRGPIGIPGIPPLPGGPLDLRSKSSFYYIALLLTLVIVYALHMISRSRIGKILMSIREDEDAALSVGVNVPLFKVLAFIISTFFAGLAGGLYAHYIRYISPAMSALSESINILSMTIIGGFGTLVGPLMGAALLTILQEILRPYLEYRYLIYGALIVIVMKFFPSGIYGLVQSLLRRMRG; encoded by the coding sequence ATGCTGGGGATAACGAAGGATGTGGCCCTGAGGGTGGCCAGGTACTATGCGCTCGCTTTCATACTGCTCTCCCCCCTACCACTCGCCGGGGATTACATAACCCACCTGGCCATAATGATAATGCTCTACTCAATAACAGCGGCGAGTCTCGATATACTGGTGGGGTACACCGGGAGGCTATCACTGGGACACGCGGCTTTCTACGCGGTAGGCGCCTACACATCGACGCTCCTCAGCATGAATGCCGGCGTGAATCCCTGGATTGGGATCCTTGTGGGCGGCATCCTCGCTTCCTTATTCGGCCTCGTGCTTGGGATCCCATCGCTGAAGTTGAGAGGGCCCTATCTGGCGATCTCCACTCTGGGCTTCGGGGTCATAGTGCAGTTGATGCTCATAAACCTGGATTGGCTCACCAGGGGTCCCATAGGAATCCCCGGCATCCCCCCGCTCCCGGGAGGGCCTCTGGATCTCAGGAGTAAGAGCTCATTTTACTACATAGCTCTCCTGCTGACGCTAGTCATCGTATATGCGCTGCACATGATCTCAAGGTCCAGGATCGGGAAGATACTCATGTCAATAAGGGAGGACGAGGATGCGGCCCTCTCGGTGGGTGTGAACGTGCCCCTCTTCAAGGTGTTAGCGTTCATAATATCGACGTTCTTCGCGGGACTTGCGGGGGGCCTTTACGCGCACTACATAAGGTACATAAGCCCCGCGATGTCCGCCCTCTCAGAGTCCATAAATATCCTCTCCATGACCATAATAGGCGGTTTCGGCACCCTAGTGGGTCCGCTGATGGGGGCTGCGCTGCTCACGATACTCCAAGAGATCCTGAGACCGTACCTAGAGTACAGATACCTGATATACGGTGCCCTCATAGTCATCGTGATGAAGTTCTTTCCCTCGGGGATCTACGGGCTTGTCCAGTCCCTGCTGAGGAGGATGAGAGGATGA
- a CDS encoding ABC transporter ATP-binding protein codes for MLEVRGVSAAYGTALALKSVSLRVDRGEVVSLIGANGAGKTTTLRVISGILKPTGGEVILDGRSIAGMEPFQIASLGLIHVPEGRGLFPEMTVLENLEMGAYLRRDKERIKEDMEFIYSLFPVLKERKKQLAGTLSGGEQQMLAIAKGLMGSPRILLLDEPSLGLAPIMVDRIFDAISQINRERGISILIAEQNAYMALSVSHRAYVIENGSTVMEGRGEELLGNDYVRKAYLGV; via the coding sequence ATGCTGGAAGTTAGGGGCGTATCCGCCGCTTATGGTACCGCTCTAGCCCTCAAGAGCGTTAGCTTAAGGGTTGACAGGGGAGAGGTGGTCTCCCTCATAGGCGCGAATGGAGCGGGCAAGACCACCACGCTCAGGGTGATCTCAGGTATCTTGAAGCCCACGGGTGGGGAGGTGATTCTGGATGGAAGGAGCATCGCTGGAATGGAACCGTTCCAAATAGCCTCACTGGGGTTGATACACGTCCCCGAGGGCAGGGGACTCTTCCCCGAGATGACGGTGCTGGAGAACTTGGAGATGGGAGCCTACCTCAGGAGGGACAAGGAGAGAATTAAGGAGGATATGGAGTTCATCTATTCGCTCTTCCCGGTGCTTAAAGAGAGGAAGAAACAGCTTGCCGGTACACTGAGCGGAGGGGAGCAGCAGATGCTTGCGATAGCCAAGGGCCTGATGGGATCGCCCAGGATCCTCCTGCTGGACGAGCCCTCGCTGGGCCTGGCGCCCATAATGGTTGATAGGATATTCGATGCGATATCCCAGATAAACAGGGAGAGGGGGATCTCCATTTTAATAGCTGAGCAAAATGCTTACATGGCTCTAAGCGTGAGCCATAGAGCTTATGTCATTGAGAACGGATCCACCGTCATGGAAGGGAGGGGAGAGGAACTCCTGGGGAACGACTACGTGAGGAAAGCCTACTTAGGAGTATAG
- a CDS encoding ABC transporter substrate-binding protein produces MPASRGLLIGIVAVVVVIAVVAAFLLMTQPAAGGTVKIGLIAPLTGSLAEHGLDMKQAAILAVEEINSKGGILGKRIELVIEDTACKADLATAAVQKMITQDNVYAVVGEYCSTVTLAVQPTLMENKKLLLVPVSVATKITEQGYKYTFRSCANQWMQTTQHADFVYEHLKPRTAAMLGINDDYGREGLKIWGDRMKEKGVRIVAEEYFDAGTTDFTPQLSKIKAANPDVIFVVANIRDAANILKQAHEIGLYKQFTMLGGVTSEEFLQLAGNDALGLVHVSYFEPTSKRPAAQEFVQKFVQKWNRTPAMYAAGVWDAFMTLKYGVEKAGTWDVDKVAEAIRTVRFEGAQGTIYYDEKGQAQTKVLLVQVQKVDGKLKRVILYPESDKEGEYIPPERIWGS; encoded by the coding sequence ATGCCTGCAAGTAGGGGTCTCTTGATCGGAATAGTAGCTGTTGTTGTCGTGATAGCCGTGGTGGCGGCATTCCTTCTGATGACACAACCAGCCGCCGGAGGGACCGTCAAGATAGGGCTCATAGCACCGCTAACAGGATCCTTGGCGGAGCACGGATTGGATATGAAGCAAGCAGCCATATTGGCTGTCGAGGAGATAAACTCGAAAGGGGGTATCTTAGGGAAGAGGATAGAGCTAGTCATAGAGGATACCGCTTGCAAGGCCGATCTGGCCACGGCAGCGGTTCAGAAGATGATAACGCAGGATAATGTGTACGCTGTCGTCGGTGAGTACTGCTCAACGGTAACTTTAGCGGTTCAGCCAACCCTGATGGAGAACAAGAAGCTCTTACTGGTCCCAGTATCCGTGGCCACGAAGATAACGGAGCAGGGATACAAGTACACATTCAGGAGCTGCGCCAATCAGTGGATGCAGACCACCCAGCACGCTGACTTCGTATACGAGCACCTCAAGCCGAGGACCGCGGCCATGCTGGGTATAAACGACGACTATGGGAGGGAGGGTCTCAAGATATGGGGAGATCGCATGAAGGAGAAGGGAGTGAGAATAGTTGCGGAGGAATACTTTGACGCAGGAACGACGGACTTCACCCCGCAGCTTTCGAAGATAAAGGCCGCTAATCCCGATGTGATCTTCGTGGTCGCCAACATAAGGGATGCAGCCAACATACTCAAGCAGGCTCACGAGATAGGGCTTTACAAGCAGTTCACCATGCTGGGAGGAGTGACCAGTGAGGAGTTCCTTCAGCTAGCTGGGAATGATGCCCTAGGACTAGTTCACGTCAGTTACTTCGAACCCACATCCAAGAGACCAGCGGCCCAGGAGTTCGTCCAGAAGTTCGTTCAGAAGTGGAACAGGACACCCGCCATGTATGCGGCTGGTGTCTGGGACGCTTTCATGACGTTGAAGTACGGTGTTGAGAAGGCCGGGACTTGGGATGTCGATAAGGTGGCTGAGGCCATAAGGACGGTGAGATTCGAGGGGGCCCAGGGGACCATCTATTACGATGAGAAGGGTCAGGCCCAGACCAAGGTTCTCCTAGTGCAGGTACAGAAGGTTGATGGAAAGCTCAAGAGGGTCATACTTTACCCGGAATCCGATAAGGAAGGAGAGTATATACCTCCCGAGAGGATCTGGGGAAGCTGA
- a CDS encoding TrpB-like pyridoxal phosphate-dependent enzyme yields MLRVDLRGEDVPKYWYNIVSDLPDLPPPVHPATKEPLGPKDFYPLFPEECVNQEFSREKYIAIPEELREFYLRIGRPTPLYRARRLEERLGTPARIYYKREDVSPTGSHKLNTALAQAFYAAKEGLDYLTTETGAGQWGSALSYATMMMGIRALVFMVRISYLQKPYRKLVMKLYGAEVVPSPSDRTDVGRKYLERDPEHPGSLGIAISEAIEAAMKDERAKYSLGSVLNHVLLHQTIIGLEAKKQFELLGEKPDVLIGCVGGGSNFAGFTFPFIEEMLRGKENYDVIAVEPAAVPSLTDGDYRYDFGDTAGITPLLMMYTLGHDFVPPPIHAGGLRYHGAAPTVSLLKHRGTIRSVKYTQEEVFEAGRLFAMTEGIIPAPETNHAVKAAVEEALKCKKSGEKKVIAFNFSGHGLLDLKGYEDVLKI; encoded by the coding sequence ATGCTGAGAGTGGATCTCCGAGGAGAGGACGTTCCCAAGTACTGGTACAACATAGTCTCAGATCTTCCCGATCTCCCACCACCGGTGCACCCCGCCACCAAGGAACCGCTTGGCCCGAAGGACTTCTACCCACTTTTCCCGGAGGAGTGCGTCAACCAGGAGTTCTCTAGAGAGAAGTACATAGCAATACCGGAGGAGCTCAGAGAGTTCTACCTGAGGATAGGGAGACCAACCCCGCTTTACAGAGCTAGAAGGCTTGAGGAGCGCCTGGGGACTCCAGCCAGAATATACTACAAGAGGGAGGACGTGTCGCCGACCGGAAGCCATAAGTTGAACACCGCACTTGCCCAAGCCTTCTATGCGGCTAAGGAGGGATTGGATTACCTGACAACCGAAACGGGAGCGGGACAATGGGGGAGCGCCCTTTCCTACGCCACCATGATGATGGGGATAAGAGCTCTGGTCTTCATGGTGAGGATCTCCTACCTCCAGAAGCCTTACAGGAAGTTGGTCATGAAGCTGTACGGTGCTGAGGTGGTCCCCTCGCCGAGCGATAGGACCGATGTTGGAAGGAAGTACCTCGAGAGGGATCCAGAGCACCCTGGATCGCTTGGAATAGCTATAAGCGAGGCCATAGAAGCAGCAATGAAGGATGAGAGAGCAAAGTACTCACTGGGGAGTGTTCTGAATCATGTGTTGCTTCATCAAACGATAATAGGGCTGGAAGCGAAGAAACAGTTCGAGCTGCTGGGGGAGAAGCCGGATGTGCTCATAGGGTGCGTGGGAGGTGGGAGCAACTTCGCCGGCTTCACCTTCCCGTTCATAGAGGAGATGCTGAGAGGTAAGGAGAACTACGATGTGATAGCCGTTGAGCCTGCAGCCGTTCCCTCCCTGACTGATGGCGATTACAGGTATGACTTCGGCGACACGGCCGGGATAACCCCTCTACTGATGATGTACACACTGGGTCATGATTTCGTGCCCCCGCCGATCCACGCGGGTGGTTTGAGGTATCACGGCGCCGCCCCCACCGTGAGCCTGCTGAAGCACAGGGGCACGATAAGGTCGGTGAAGTACACTCAGGAGGAGGTGTTTGAGGCCGGTAGACTTTTCGCGATGACGGAGGGCATAATACCAGCGCCTGAGACTAATCATGCTGTAAAGGCGGCCGTGGAGGAGGCGCTGAAATGTAAGAAGAGTGGGGAGAAAAAGGTAATTGCATTTAACTTTTCAGGGCATGGGCTGCTGGATCTCAAGGGATATGAGGACGTTCTCAAAATTTAA
- a CDS encoding ABC transporter ATP-binding protein, which translates to MILEGQGITKRFGGLVAVDDVTFGVREGEVFGIIGPNGAGKTTLFNVITGFYKPERGRIIFQGMDITGKKPNEIAKIGLTRTWQIVRPFLGMKVLDNVLVPIYVRRGILGGISESDAVERAEEILHFVGLSHRREYLAEALPQGERKKLEIARALATEPKLLMLDEPAGGLTPTEMDDVMNVVRRVRESGITVVIIEHNMRVVMGVCERIMVLNFGRKIAEGTPNEIARNEDVIKAYLGERFHAGS; encoded by the coding sequence ATGATACTGGAGGGGCAGGGCATCACGAAGAGGTTCGGGGGATTGGTCGCCGTTGATGACGTCACCTTCGGGGTGAGGGAGGGGGAGGTGTTCGGCATAATAGGCCCCAACGGGGCGGGCAAGACGACACTCTTCAACGTGATAACAGGCTTCTATAAGCCTGAGAGGGGAAGGATTATCTTTCAGGGGATGGATATCACGGGTAAGAAGCCGAATGAAATAGCCAAAATAGGTTTAACGAGGACTTGGCAGATAGTCAGGCCCTTCCTAGGCATGAAGGTCTTGGATAATGTTCTGGTTCCCATCTACGTTAGGAGAGGGATCCTGGGGGGAATCAGTGAGTCGGATGCCGTGGAGAGAGCCGAGGAGATACTGCATTTCGTTGGACTTTCTCACAGGAGGGAATACCTAGCTGAAGCCCTCCCTCAGGGTGAGAGGAAGAAGCTTGAGATAGCCAGGGCCCTGGCGACAGAACCCAAGCTGCTGATGTTAGATGAGCCTGCCGGTGGCCTAACCCCGACGGAGATGGACGACGTCATGAACGTCGTCAGGAGGGTGAGGGAGTCTGGGATCACGGTGGTCATAATAGAGCACAACATGAGGGTCGTCATGGGGGTATGTGAGAGGATAATGGTCCTCAACTTCGGGAGGAAGATCGCCGAGGGGACGCCGAACGAGATAGCGAGGAATGAGGATGTTATTAAGGCTTACTTGGGGGAGAGGTTCCATGCTGGAAGTTAG
- a CDS encoding histidine--tRNA ligase yields the protein MLSIPRGFRDFPPPIMILRKKVLGRIEEVFKRYGFDPFETPALEYWETVKGKLGEEAESKLMFVFPDFFSKEWYTLRYELTFPLARYIAMHPDTPLPFKRYHIGRVWRHEEPQRGRYREFWQCDADVVGSPYPEADAEVISVNIDVMRAFSFENFVVRVNDRRLLTGIFEEELGISNPTPIYRAIDKLDKIGEEGVRRELIRLGLHEPVAERIMRLISFKGEFSEVSSSYREFRNDKIEAALSHLEEVFSIVSDDRLILDLSLVRGLEYYTGPVFETSVSEPRIGSLAGGGRYDKLIALYSGRDVPATGVSIGVERLIDAGLELGIFDLNERSYNEVFVVSVRRESWRYAWQVASLLRRGGVNTSLDLMRRSQGSQREYANKMGAKIIAFVGPSEEETGTVTLYSKNVRRTVKISEVVSHVKEILSSL from the coding sequence GTGCTATCAATACCCAGGGGATTCAGGGACTTTCCCCCGCCGATCATGATACTCCGAAAGAAGGTGCTGGGGAGGATAGAGGAAGTCTTCAAGCGATATGGCTTCGACCCGTTCGAGACGCCGGCGCTTGAGTATTGGGAGACCGTCAAGGGAAAGTTGGGTGAGGAAGCGGAGAGTAAGCTCATGTTCGTGTTCCCGGACTTCTTCAGCAAGGAATGGTACACTCTCAGGTACGAGCTGACCTTCCCCTTAGCCAGGTACATCGCGATGCACCCGGACACCCCACTACCCTTCAAGAGGTACCACATCGGCAGGGTCTGGAGACACGAGGAGCCCCAGAGGGGGAGGTACAGGGAGTTCTGGCAGTGCGATGCTGATGTCGTGGGGAGCCCCTATCCTGAGGCGGATGCTGAAGTTATCTCCGTTAACATCGACGTGATGAGGGCTTTCAGCTTCGAGAACTTCGTCGTGAGGGTCAATGACAGGAGGCTCCTGACGGGTATATTTGAGGAGGAACTCGGGATATCAAACCCCACCCCGATATACAGGGCGATAGATAAGTTGGATAAGATAGGGGAGGAGGGCGTCAGGAGGGAGCTTATCAGACTGGGACTCCATGAACCCGTTGCGGAAAGGATAATGAGGCTCATTTCATTCAAAGGAGAGTTCAGTGAGGTGTCTAGTTCATACAGGGAGTTCAGGAACGATAAGATCGAAGCGGCCCTGAGCCACCTAGAGGAAGTGTTCTCAATAGTCTCCGATGATAGGCTGATCCTCGATCTCTCCCTGGTGAGGGGTCTGGAGTACTACACCGGTCCCGTGTTCGAGACAAGCGTCAGCGAGCCTAGGATAGGCTCCCTCGCTGGCGGTGGCAGGTATGATAAGCTCATAGCACTTTACTCCGGAAGGGATGTCCCGGCCACCGGTGTAAGCATAGGCGTCGAAAGATTAATAGATGCCGGCTTGGAGCTTGGGATCTTCGACCTGAACGAGAGGAGCTATAATGAGGTGTTCGTCGTCAGCGTGAGGAGGGAGAGCTGGAGGTACGCGTGGCAGGTAGCGAGCTTGCTGAGGAGGGGGGGTGTGAACACATCCTTGGATCTGATGAGAAGGAGTCAGGGCAGCCAGAGGGAGTATGCGAACAAGATGGGAGCGAAGATAATCGCATTCGTTGGTCCCTCTGAGGAGGAGACTGGAACCGTCACCCTCTACTCTAAGAATGTCAGAAGAACCGTCAAGATCTCAGAGGTAGTTTCCCACGTGAAGGAAATCCTTTCATCGCTTTAA
- a CDS encoding DUF521 domain-containing protein — protein MTDEMVITSPISWLDGVDVRTGRIVQEGHPQRGQSIAGKIVRIKGSTGSTVGAYIFFALKRNNVAPLKIIVEEPDSVTIAAELAGIPVEIRGVREVRLEDESVEEELRRYLEREASITGAEGFARVRSVHVSGVSYATIGDSGREWLSEISRRIRFRVTATTNPAGMDLVDWNTMGIPEGFAKKQMEIVDSLISMGAVPTFTCIPYLVGNLPTYGERVCWGESSAVAFINSVLGARSNREGATKTIVVAAAGYTPVYGKHLDENRLPSIRVEVEPLEDVLQHYLLAYYVGLHYPDSVPLYTGLKRVSLAELKAMSAAGAASGSIEMFHIPGITPNDISDVSRSLKVTKRDLSLLREEMSSFEGGSDLVVLGCPHLSLQELREIGRLVDGRRALVRFWLFTARAFMPMIERSELKRVFKEFGAEIWYDTCMVVSPLEELGIRKVTTNSAKAAKYLRSLRKLEVELLDVKEIIGRYTAQR, from the coding sequence TTGACGGATGAGATGGTCATAACATCACCGATCTCCTGGCTCGATGGTGTTGACGTCAGGACCGGGAGGATAGTTCAGGAGGGTCACCCACAGAGGGGGCAGAGCATAGCTGGAAAGATAGTCAGGATCAAGGGATCCACCGGATCCACGGTGGGGGCATACATATTCTTCGCGCTCAAGAGGAACAACGTGGCACCTCTTAAGATAATCGTCGAGGAGCCCGACAGCGTGACGATAGCCGCCGAACTGGCCGGGATACCCGTCGAGATAAGGGGAGTGAGGGAGGTTAGGCTTGAGGATGAAAGCGTCGAGGAGGAGCTCAGGAGGTACCTGGAGAGGGAGGCCTCGATCACCGGAGCCGAGGGCTTCGCCAGGGTCAGGTCCGTTCACGTTTCAGGGGTATCTTACGCCACGATAGGAGATTCGGGTAGGGAGTGGCTCTCCGAAATATCGAGGAGGATCAGGTTCAGGGTCACCGCTACCACGAACCCTGCTGGGATGGACCTCGTCGATTGGAATACCATGGGAATCCCTGAGGGATTCGCGAAGAAGCAGATGGAGATAGTGGATTCCCTGATCAGCATGGGTGCGGTACCCACGTTCACCTGCATCCCCTACTTGGTCGGGAACCTCCCGACCTACGGGGAGAGGGTCTGCTGGGGAGAATCAAGCGCCGTGGCCTTCATCAACAGCGTCCTAGGGGCCAGATCCAACAGAGAGGGGGCAACTAAGACGATTGTTGTGGCGGCCGCTGGCTACACTCCGGTCTATGGGAAGCACCTGGATGAGAACAGGCTCCCGAGCATAAGGGTAGAGGTCGAGCCCTTGGAGGATGTCCTCCAGCACTATCTGCTAGCCTACTATGTCGGTCTCCATTATCCGGATTCAGTGCCCCTCTACACGGGTCTCAAGAGGGTCTCCTTAGCGGAGCTCAAGGCGATGTCCGCTGCCGGTGCGGCATCCGGATCAATAGAGATGTTTCACATACCCGGGATAACTCCCAACGATATATCCGATGTCAGCAGATCCCTCAAGGTCACCAAAAGGGATCTGTCCTTGCTGAGGGAGGAGATGAGTTCCTTCGAGGGCGGATCAGATCTCGTTGTCCTAGGATGTCCTCACCTATCGCTCCAAGAGCTCAGGGAGATAGGAAGGCTTGTTGATGGGAGGAGAGCCCTAGTGAGGTTCTGGCTATTCACGGCAAGGGCCTTCATGCCGATGATAGAGAGATCGGAGCTGAAAAGGGTTTTCAAGGAGTTCGGAGCTGAGATATGGTATGACACGTGCATGGTAGTCTCCCCCCTCGAGGAGCTTGGGATAAGGAAGGTGACCACGAACTCCGCTAAGGCGGCAAAGTACCTTAGGAGCCTGAGGAAGCTGGAGGTGGAACTTCTGGATGTGAAAGAGATAATAGGAAGATATACTGCTCAGCGTTGA
- the argF gene encoding ornithine carbamoyltransferase, whose translation MALFNLRGRDYITTRDFTREELEYLIQISMDLKKMWYSGIRVKPLEGKAVALLFKKPSTRTRNSFQAAIFRLGGFSVYMRPDELQLQRGEPVKDTARVLDRYYDALVIRTFGQEEIVEYANYMRNPVINALSDEEHPCQALADLMTIKEKLGKWDGLKMVYTGDVWNVAHSLIATAPVFGMDLVLAVPRGYEPIEEIWRFGEREAARRGTKLEIVHDLREAVKGADIVYANTWWSMGKPEETKDKRKEDFAPFTVTPEIMGLAKEHAIFMHCLPAYRGNEMTEEVIEGKWSVVFDQAENRLWTEAAILAALI comes from the coding sequence ATGGCTCTGTTCAACCTTAGGGGGAGGGATTACATAACGACGAGGGACTTCACGAGGGAGGAGCTGGAGTACCTCATTCAGATTTCTATGGACCTGAAGAAGATGTGGTACTCAGGGATCCGCGTGAAGCCCCTTGAGGGGAAGGCCGTAGCTCTCCTGTTCAAGAAACCATCCACCAGAACTAGGAACTCTTTTCAAGCCGCTATCTTCAGGCTTGGAGGTTTCTCCGTCTACATGAGACCGGATGAGCTCCAGCTTCAGAGGGGAGAGCCCGTGAAGGACACGGCCAGGGTCCTGGATAGGTATTATGATGCTCTCGTCATCCGGACCTTCGGTCAGGAGGAGATAGTGGAATACGCCAATTACATGAGGAACCCTGTCATCAATGCTCTCTCAGATGAGGAACATCCGTGTCAAGCTTTGGCAGATCTGATGACGATAAAGGAGAAGCTGGGTAAATGGGATGGTCTCAAGATGGTCTACACGGGAGACGTGTGGAACGTGGCCCACTCCCTGATAGCGACGGCCCCCGTCTTCGGTATGGATCTGGTGCTTGCCGTCCCCAGGGGGTATGAGCCAATAGAGGAGATATGGAGGTTCGGTGAGAGGGAGGCCGCTAGGAGGGGTACTAAGCTTGAGATAGTCCATGATCTGAGGGAAGCCGTCAAGGGAGCTGATATAGTCTACGCCAATACTTGGTGGAGCATGGGGAAGCCTGAGGAAACTAAGGATAAGAGGAAGGAAGACTTCGCTCCTTTCACGGTCACTCCTGAGATCATGGGCTTGGCTAAGGAGCATGCGATATTCATGCACTGTCTACCGGCCTACAGGGGGAACGAGATGACGGAGGAGGTTATAGAGGGCAAGTGGTCCGTCGTGTTCGATCAGGCCGAGAACAGGCTTTGGACGGAGGCCGCTATTTTAGCCGCCCTGATATAA
- a CDS encoding branched-chain amino acid ABC transporter permease codes for MQPMLFLEQTILGLMMGGIYASVGVGLTMIFGVMRLSNFAHGEFYMLGAFLIYTLVNALGGDPYVLAPISAVAVGLIGIALNKLIFLSLYKELRGAKGAAAFFFQDLRFIMLTIGLSILLVDLALVLWGPIPISIPSVFTAHIIKLPGGLSFSLARIIAFVVAMVSLIVLYTFLMTTKTGKAIRATSQNPSAAALVGINTYKIYDITMFISTALAALAGGILGPIYNIYPTMGLDVVAKAFVVVITGGMGNVVGSMLAGFLIGLAEGWGGLIFGTEYRQVVAFVIMILVLWFRPQGILGGRKS; via the coding sequence GTGCAGCCCATGTTGTTCCTAGAGCAGACGATCCTCGGCCTGATGATGGGAGGTATATACGCTTCGGTAGGCGTGGGTCTGACTATGATATTCGGGGTGATGAGGCTGAGCAACTTCGCCCATGGAGAGTTCTACATGCTAGGGGCGTTCCTCATATACACTCTAGTTAACGCTTTGGGTGGCGACCCATACGTCTTAGCACCTATCTCGGCGGTGGCAGTAGGGCTCATAGGTATAGCGCTCAACAAGCTGATATTCCTCTCACTCTACAAGGAGTTGAGAGGGGCTAAGGGAGCTGCCGCATTCTTCTTCCAAGATTTGAGGTTCATAATGCTGACGATAGGTCTCTCCATACTCCTCGTGGACTTGGCCTTGGTTCTATGGGGGCCGATCCCCATCTCAATACCCAGCGTGTTCACCGCCCACATAATAAAGCTTCCTGGAGGGCTATCATTCTCGCTAGCGAGGATAATCGCCTTCGTCGTCGCTATGGTGTCGCTGATAGTCCTATACACATTCCTGATGACGACCAAAACGGGAAAGGCCATCAGAGCTACATCTCAAAATCCATCCGCTGCAGCCCTAGTGGGGATAAACACGTACAAGATTTACGATATCACGATGTTCATTTCCACAGCTCTCGCTGCCCTCGCCGGGGGCATTCTGGGGCCCATCTACAACATCTACCCCACGATGGGGTTGGATGTAGTTGCCAAGGCGTTCGTCGTGGTGATAACGGGGGGAATGGGGAACGTAGTGGGTAGTATGCTGGCGGGATTCCTCATAGGGTTGGCTGAAGGCTGGGGAGGACTGATCTTCGGAACAGAGTACAGACAAGTTGTGGCATTCGTCATAATGATCTTAGTACTTTGGTTCAGGCCTCAGGGGATACTAGGAGGGAGGAAGAGCTGA
- the arcC gene encoding carbamate kinase, producing MSSVITVALGGNALLQYGQEGTFEQQLANARVTAKQIVELIRRGYRVVITHGNGPQVGAILLQQEAGASQVPPMPLHACGAMSQGLIGYMIQQSLINELRRAGIDIPVATVITQVLVDRRDQAFRNPTKFIGPWYSEEEAKEKDKLGWIMKYDVGKGWRRVVPSPDPIKQVEIEAIRRMVEAGIIVIASGGGGIPVVDEEELEGVDAVIDKDLAGERLASSLGSELFMILTDVEKVAINFRKENQTFLDTISVDEAKRYYDEGHFPPGNMGPKVLAAIRFVERTGKVAIITSLDKAVDALDGRTGTRIVPKKYEK from the coding sequence ATGAGCAGCGTAATCACCGTAGCCCTAGGGGGTAATGCCCTCCTCCAGTATGGACAGGAGGGAACATTCGAGCAGCAGCTAGCTAACGCGAGGGTGACAGCCAAACAGATAGTTGAGCTGATAAGGAGAGGGTACAGAGTCGTTATAACGCACGGTAACGGCCCGCAGGTGGGTGCGATACTCCTCCAGCAGGAAGCGGGTGCATCTCAGGTCCCGCCGATGCCCTTACATGCCTGCGGGGCCATGAGTCAGGGACTGATCGGTTACATGATCCAACAATCCCTCATAAATGAGCTCAGGAGGGCGGGAATTGACATCCCCGTGGCCACCGTGATAACACAGGTCCTGGTGGACAGGAGGGATCAAGCATTCAGGAACCCCACGAAGTTCATAGGGCCTTGGTACAGCGAGGAGGAGGCCAAGGAGAAGGACAAGCTTGGATGGATCATGAAGTACGACGTGGGTAAGGGGTGGAGGAGGGTGGTCCCCTCACCCGATCCCATAAAGCAGGTCGAGATAGAGGCCATAAGGAGGATGGTGGAGGCCGGAATAATCGTGATAGCATCCGGAGGCGGGGGGATACCTGTGGTCGACGAGGAGGAGCTGGAGGGGGTGGACGCCGTCATAGACAAGGATTTGGCTGGGGAGAGGCTGGCCTCCTCCCTGGGATCCGAGCTCTTCATGATATTGACAGATGTGGAGAAGGTCGCCATAAACTTCAGGAAGGAGAATCAGACGTTTCTCGATACTATAAGCGTTGACGAGGCCAAGAGGTACTACGATGAGGGACACTTCCCCCCAGGGAACATGGGACCCAAGGTGCTGGCGGCCATCAGGTTCGTCGAGCGGACCGGTAAAGTCGCCATAATAACGAGCTTGGACAAGGCGGTGGATGCTCTGGATGGGAGGACAGGCACAAGGATAGTACCCAAAAAGTATGAAAAGTGA